The sequence CCGTGCGTAGCTGAACATTACTTTTGACATCCAACCTGGAAGAGTAACAGATCAAATATCGCTGTTCTCTACACATCACTGCATGACATCTCCTTCTACACAATCACAATGGAAGACTTCGTAAGAAGTAGGCTAGGTGCAGACTCATCCGACGCTGAGATCAGGTGAGCAACAACTATACACTCAGAATCACATCATACTACAGACTGACCCCCACGCAGGACCGTCATATCCAAACCCATCTGGCATCTTgtcccccttcctctccgccAGATAAACCCCTCAGCATACAGATCACTCTCCATAAGAGGTCAGATACCATCCTTGAGATCATGCTGCATGTCAGTGATATCTAAAAACCTCCATTCCTACTCCATCGACCAATTCCAACATATCCCGAAAGTATTCATACAGCGCATAATCAGTAGGATAAGGAATGATAGGCTATACGAGGTCGATTTCGAGAATGAGAATAAATATGGACGGGGCTATCAGACTCGGAATCCTGACGAAGCTACCATCTGGGCATTATCTGCATTATTAGATCCGGAATCCACTGGTGATTTCCAATTATCTCTTCCGCAGGAATCAGTACTACAATACCTTACACCCAACAATCTATCCAAATACCCTCTACACCCTTTAGTCGAACTACCTATCCTGTATAGGACTCTCAATCCAAATGCAGGTGTCTCGCTCTTGACGACCTTGActttggatgggatggatgggatagTTACCGATCAGAATATCCAGGCGCTGAAATACTGCACGAGCCTTACGGGATTATGGATGAAGGCTTGCAAGGTATCCGATAATGGAGTTAGACTTCTCACTTCGTCTTTGCTATTACCtggggagagaggtgataaggaaggaaggggattatggaggttgagaagtTGGAGTTTGGGGGGATGTAGAGGTGTGAGCGATAGATCGATGAGGAGCTTTGGTAGGTATCCTGGGTTGGTGatgcttggtgagtggttcCACTCCACCTCTCTTTGTTTCTGCCTCCCCTTATCTGATACGGCGGAGATCAATGCTGACCAACAGGTTGAAATTGGAATAGACGTCCGAGATACATCGTGTACCACCTCTGCCATCGACATATTTAACCGTACTTGCCAGAACATCTTTGCAGGATACAATCCGGATTTCCAGCCATGTACAGAGGGACTGTTGGATCTCTTCTCACGGAGTTCAACTTCGTCGGCAATAATGGACAAGCTCTGTTTGACGTTGATCAAGCTCTTCACCAATACATCaagcaatgatgatgataaatCGCATATCTCATTGAATATCCATCCGTCCCATCGACCGATAGAGGAGAAATTCTTACCTCAATCTTCGACGAACAATAACACTCCATCTTACGAGGAGTGGAAAGCTAAGAGACAGATGGCGGAGAGAACCGTGTATAGAGGCAATGGAGTTGGTCAGATCTACGGATCGAGTGTTAGTGGTGTTACAGATGAGGTTGGGGATTTCCGTAAGAGAAGGAAAATAGCGAtagagatggaagggaaggagagtGAACAGGACAGATACGCAGAGATGAGTAGCGTGGAGAAACGGAATTATACCAGAcagaagaacaaggaagagaaagaatgGAGAGAAGCAATGTATAAGTGGAAGACAGATGATGTCCCCAAATCCAAACCTAAGATATACAAGGGACGCGGCAAAAAGGGAGAAGCGGAACGATCAAAATCTTTCGTCATGGGTACGCAGGGCGAACAGATCTTGATTGATAAATTGTCAAGAGACGATAGAAGCTTGATGTTGGTCAGGATGGTCAATGATGATTGGGAGAGATTGAGTTGGACAGTTAATGCTGGAACTGCAGAATCGAATCAGAAGACTAAAGGTGGATTTGACGTTGCGAAGACTTCGTTGACCCAGAAAATTCGAGCTACGAATCTTGTGGAAGGACTTTTGGGAAGTACAATGTCTACGTTCTCTTCAAGCCAACAAAGCAGCTCGCAATCGTCACAATCGAATCCTTTCAAGCAACCCTCCAGTCAACCTACATTATCTTCATCGCCTATACACTCCCCGCAGACGCCACAACGAGATAGGAATCCATTCAAATCGCAAGTTGTCAAATCGAATTCAATGGGTGCAAAACCATTATCTTCACCGTCTTCGTCACAATACCAATCGATAAGAAGGGAGGCCGGATCACAATCGGTATCTTCAAGTGGCAGTCCTTTCTCGTTCTCCCAACGACCAAACTCGGGATCCGAATCCGACATCAGACCATTTGTTTCCTCGCGAAATATCCTGAGGCCCACAGGAGACGAAAGATTTGGGAGTGCATCCAAAGATGAGCTCTCGTTCTCGTTCGCGAGCGGGACGAGGAAACGAACGTTTGATGGCTCGGCTTCTTCTGGGATAGAGGCGAAACGAGGGGGTATGAAGATGTTTTCGATTGGTTCACAGAGGAGATAGCGATGACTCCTTTTCGCATGTTCTTCGCACTAGTAGAGTAAtgttgtactgtatatatactttaCCGTTGTATCTCTTAAGTAGACTTCATGCATGCGAACAGCTTTGGATACAGTAAACTCATACGATTCTTTTCAGAATAGATGACGACTTGAAGTAGGTTGATATTACGTAAGcgagtgggatgatgaacTTTCGGTTAACCTTTCGAACGAAATAACACGCTCTCTATATTGCTCACAACATGAACAAAGATAACCTTGCAATTCACCATTGAAAGATATACCCACACGTAAAGAGAGCTCAAGGGATTCTTGTCTGCCCAAAGATTGATCTGAACTCCTCACACCACCTGATCCCACTCCGACTCGACGCGGCTGAGATGCACGCATTCCACcaaaccctcctcccctcttcgtcgatccaccattccctcttcctcccaaaCTTCACCCCGTCGACGATCTACCCTTTACCCAAACCCATTGACGATACCGCGCCAGATGTGAAGGTCATAGGTAATTTGATCGTGGCTGGGGGAGAGAATCTGAGGGTATTTGAAATTAGAGAGTTCCAGCAGTATCCTATTTTGCAAAATGGGATAGTGAACGGAGAaggggacgaagagatgttggaggaaggtgaggagaggttgggaGATGGTTTTTTCGATGATGGAAATTCTAAggtatgtccctccctcttctatacaccatcctcctctaGTATTTTGTGCGAACGCCTTGTATTTACTTAAACTGGGGTTCATAACACAATCCCTGGGCCTTATACTGATCAGGCATGTTTCGTCTCACAGAGAGATCCGGTCAAGCTTGAAACTCGAAGAAAGTTACATCTACTGGCTCAATACGATCTGAACGGAACTGTCACGGGATTATCTGGTCTGAGGACTATAGAAAGTAGTGTAGATGGCTTGGATAGATTGTTGGTATCGTTCGAACatgccaaggtgagttttcaCCCGTACTTTCCCTCTTTCTGACAAGCTGTTAGAGGACTCGACCTGCATATAGGCCGGTATAAAATACATGTGACTGACATTGCTCCTTTATACTTCTCAGATGGCCCTCCTCGAATGGTCCAGAGGATCCATATCGACCGTCTCCTTACATACATATGAGAGATGTTCTCAGATGGTCTCGGGGGATGTCCAGACCTACGTACCGATGTTACGGACGGATCCATTATCTAGATTAGCAGTTCTGAGTCTTCCTGAGGATAGTCTGGCGGTATTGCCTGTGTTGCAGGAGCAGTTGGAGCTGGACCTAATGGAGGGTTATGCTCGGTGAGTATGGCACCTGAACCTAAAACGGTTCTGTTTCTGAACAATCACAAATCGCTAACCTTCTGTCTCGTTCTGATCCGATCGTACAGAGACGTCCCCTACTCCCCTTCGTTCGTCCTATCCCTCTCCGACGTCTCACCCGCCCTCAAGAATTTGCAAGATCTCCTTTTCCTCCCTGGATTCCATTCGCCCACCCTCGCTCTCCTGTACTCTCCCTTGCACACCTTTTCAGGTCGgtatcaatccatcaaagaCAATTACTGTCTCGAGATCCGTACGATCGACCTATCGTCCGGTGGGACATACCCCTTACTCACCTCAGTCACTGGATTACCTAGTGATTCTCTATACCTCGTTGCCTGCCCGTCCGAGCTCGGAGGAGTGGTCATAGTGACATCAACAGGATTAGTTCATATCGACCAGTCCGGACGGGTGGTAGGAACATCGGTGAATGCCTGGTGGTCCTACGCTACAGCTCTCAAAACAGACCACGAATCTGAATCTAGAAAGATATCACTAGAGGGATCGAAATGTCTGTTTGTGAATGGAAGAGATATGTTGTTGATTCTGCAGAATGGTGATACCCACCAAGTAAGatttgagatggatggtagGAATGTTGGACagatcaagattgatgagTCGACTAGTACCgtccctcctccctcgagTGTGGTTATTGCGGGAGACAAAGCGTTGTTTGTGGGTAGCGCGGAAGGTGATTCGTTGTTGGCTAAGATCAATGAGGATAGAGAGGTGGcggtggatggtgagggtgtgaaagaggagaaggttaaggatgatatggaagttgattgggatgaaggtgtgtctatcttcaatcttctcttctttaTTGCCATTCGTTCTTGAGCTTGTGTTCTCCCGTGTCTTGTCAAAACGGGTCTTGAATACTGACGATGCTGTTTCCTCCTTCTAGACCTGTATGGCGACATGAACGATCCTTCAAATGCTGGGCTGGTCAATGGTCATCAGAAAGAAGCCACCGGGCCCGCTAAGATATCCGTATCGACCTATGATGTGCTGGAGGGTGTAGGGAAAATCATGGATATAGAGTTTGGAATAGCTGCGACGGATCAAGGGGTAAGTAGTTCGTATCGACTCTTCGATCTTCAGCTGACCCCAACTCCTCTCAGACCCGTACGTATCCTCAGCTGGTGGCTATAAGTGGTGGAAGTAAGAGATCCACCTTGAACGTATTCAGGGTGAGTTCATCGTTAATGTATGAGCATTTCAGCTGACTCCTACTCGAAAAGCGTGGTATACCTATCACTAAACGACGTCGGTTCAACGAGTTATCATCTTCGGAAGCAGTCTGGTTCCTCCCGATCGATCGACCTTCTGCACAAAAATATAAGGATATACGAGATTCAGAGCAGACGACTATGTTGTTCAGTACGGAGCGCAATGCGACTCGTGTAAGTCGCATTGCACAAGGCTAGAAAACGATAAACTGATACATCGTGCATAGATCTTCGCCTTGTCTACCAAAGCCAACCCCGAGCAGATAGGTAGGATAGATGGAAGAACACTTAATGCAGCTCCCTTCTTCCAGAGGAGTTGCGTAATGCATGTTACTCCTTCTGAAGTGACTTTGCTCGATAACAGTAAGTGATATGAATTGTCTTGCTCGCAAAAGTGCTGATAGCAATTCAGACGGAAGACCGATACAGGTGATATGTCCAAAATCGGATTTAGCCCCTATAATGAGCGCCAGTATATCTGATCCATACGTGGTGATACgcaggaaggatgggaatgtATCGTTCTTTGTCGGTGACACTGTGGCTAGAACGGTATCAGAGGGATCtattggaggagagggatctGTGAGCTAAGTCCTGCCGGGTTATAGTGCGATAAGCTGACGTATGAGCAGGAAACACCTAAATGCCAAGCAATCGAGGTGTTCTCAGATACAACGGGTATCTACCGAACTTTTGAGCCTTCTCGCGCTGCCGACACAATCCAGCTAGACGGTCAAGCCTCCACCAGCCGATCGAACGCCATCAAGCATGGTCAGCAATCGCGAATGCAATTGACACAGCAGCAGATTAAGCGACTCCAAGAGCAGGAACCTGCAATTTCGGTTGACGCCCCAAGTATGGAAACTGCCATGAATGCTTCCAGGGGTACACAGTGGTTGTCACTCTTGACCGATAGAGGGGAACTACAGATCCGCTCGTTACCTGATCTCAAGGTCGTTCTTCAATCGGATGGATTAGGATCATCTGCACCTACATTTACggatgatctgattgatGGAGTATTGAAAGATGACGAGATCGAAGATCAAGTTGTACAGATGGCGTTCTGTCCCATCGGAAAAGGAACTGTCCGACCTCATTTACTGGTAAGCTTGTGTGGTATCGTATAGAGTGGCaggatagctgatatctcgcGAATTGGAAAAAAACAGGCATTACATCATTCTGGACGATTGAATGCATACGAAGCTCAACCCAGATTCACAGTTGATTCGTCTACGCAAACAAGACGATCATTAGCTGTAAGATTCAGGAAAGTACATACGCAGTTACTACCTATCTCAGGTGGATCGACCAAATTACCATATACGATCATACCgtttgatgagatcgaaGGTATCATTGGTGCTTTCATTACGGGCGAGAAACCACATTGGATAGTTTCGAGCGATGCCCATCCACTCAGGACTTATGCGCTGAAACAGGCTGCTATGTCTTTCGGAAAGACTACGCATCTCGGTGGGAAAGGTGAATACTTCATTAGGATTGAGGACGTGAGTTTCCCGATCTCGTTTAGACTTTATAGCGAACCTGGCTTTGGGGTAGTCTTAGGCTGATGGGCTGTTGATCTCCAGGGCTCTTTCATATGCTATCTCCCACCTACACTTAACACCGATTTCGCCATTCCATGTGATCGATATGACATGGATAGAGTATATACCTCCATAGCATTCGATCCGACTTCGGCGCATTACGTCGGTGCGGCTAGTATCGAAGTACCGTTCCAGGCgtatgatgaagagggtgagattCAGATAGGTCCAGAAGGTAAGTGACGTCTCTGATCTCCGCACTTCTCCTTCGGATAtcaagactcacctgatcgTGTGTTCAACAGGTGAAAATTTCATACCACCCACGAACCAGCGGTCTACCCTCGAGCTTTTCTCCCAAGGGTCTGATCCATGGCGAGTCATAGATGGATACGATTTCGATCAGAATGAAGAGGTCCTGTGCCTCGAGAGTGTCACGTTGGAATCCCCAGGTGGAGAAGGCGGTTATAGGGATTTCATAGCGGTTGGAACTGGGTTCAATTTCGGTGAGGATAGAGCTACCAGGGGTAATGTGAGTTATCACCATGCCGGATTCTTGTTGTAACTCACGAGATTCGCTGATGTTGAGTATCTGGATTAGACGTATATATTCGAGATTGTCGAGACCGTCggtaaagggaagaacaCCGGTTCAGGCTGGATCTTGAAATTACGAGCGAAAGATCCAGCTAGGAATCCAGTTTCTGCTATAAGTCATATCAACGGTTATCTGCTGAATTCGAATGGCCCGAAGGTCAGTTCGATACCCCTTTTTGTCTTAACCATCTGCGATGAATGACTGACACGATCATTCTGGTGGGGTTATAGCTCTACGTGAAAGGCTTTGACGATGATCAACAGCTCATGGGATTGGCCTTCTTGGACGTGCAGATATACGTTACTAGCATAAAAGTCTTCAAGAACTTTATACTGGTCAGCGATCTTTACAAGAATTTCTGGTTTATCGCTTTACAGGTAAGCTcgtccattccatcccaACACGAGGTCTTCTGATCTTATCGTAACTTTTGGATGTTGGCTAATACATTCAACGTATAGGAGGACCCATACAAGCTTACAACAATCAGTAAAGATCTTCAACCCGTCTCGCCTGTCGTTACTGATTTCCTGGTCCACGAGAGTCAGATGACATTTGTATCTAATGATAGGGAGGGCAATATGAGGATGTTAGATTTTGATCCTACTGGTGAGCTAAAACGTTCTTCATCTCTTTATTGGAAGGTTCCGCTGATCTTATGTGCACGACCTGGACAGATCCCGATTCACTCAACGGAGAAAGGGTATTGCTCAGGACGGAATATCATACAGGCGCTCCTGTCACTACGTCCAAGGTCATTGCTAGGCGTAAGACCGCTGAAGAGGAATATGCACCTCAGACGCAGATTATTTACGGTACGCTTCCCCTTTGTTCTCTCACAAGCCTAAGATCTGACGGTTGATATTTTGCGGTTCGTGTACAGCCACTGCGGATGGAGCTCTGACGACACTGGTATCTGTCAAATCGGCGCGATTCAAGCGATTACAACTTGTTTCTGACCAGTTGGTGAGGAATGCTCAGCATATAGCGGGGTTGAATCCAAAGGCATTTAGGTGAGTGACTACCCCAAACAACCAACCCAGTGGCAGAATCAAGCTTATCGTATCAATGTAGAACCGTCCAAAACGATCTGTTACCCAAACCATTATCAAAAGGTATACTCGATGGAACCCTCTTATCCTACTTCGCCCTTCAGCCTCTGAACAGACAGAAAGAAATGATGAGGCAGATAGGGACGGATGCTGTTACTGTTGCTAGTGATATTGCTGCTTTGGGTGGATTTTGGTAGATGCGCATTCAGAGCTACATGCATTGCTTATTGGGAAGATGTGTTTGTCGCGGAACTATGTGTCATCTCCAAGTGTTTCTCATTTGTCAGCGGTGTattgatcttctcttgtGTTATCGACCACAATGGCGGGACATCTTGGTAAAACGTGTAGCACGATGTCGTTGGAAGAAAGGCGGCTATCTCTCCTTTATGATGTGGTGCCTTCCGAGACTCACCATCGTTGTCGCTGCTGATAACTTCATGTTGCGCGCTTGCATGACATTTACCTCTTTCTTCAGTTACGATGGAAACCAGCATCAGAGGCAGAGCTTCCGTATTCAAACACACAGATGAGCACTCAATCGACGGAAAGGAGATACAGACCAAGAACCCAAGCAAACCGCCAAAAGGCGAGGGATTATGGGGGGTGAGTTTGTGAAGATTTATAAATCAGGGTGAACAACTCCATCATCAACTTTCGTTGCTAAGCGTGACCGTGCCAACTTAGCTCAATCATATCTTTGGAAAAATTACATCATTGTTTAGAATGTGAACCAGATGATCCCGATTTATCATACGAGCTAGATCTGCCGTTAACCTGTCAACATATCTCACATCGAGGtggctcatcatccaatgATACAGAGAAGACCCGAGTACATCTATACACATCTACATGCGAGGAGTTCAAGCAGTGGTATTCACATCGTTTGGTCATGAGAACAATCGAATTAAATAGATATATCAAGGATCTCATGGCTTCGGAGTCTAGTTCTGTCAACCCTGCCAAAACTACTGGTACCATTGCTGGAACGAAGAAAAAATCGATAAAGATCAATGAATGTCAGTCGAACCAGTTGTCACCATCCGTGACTTGATGAAACTACAGTACAGGAGCTGATCATGCTATAGTGAAAGAGCGATTCTACAAGCATGTGGGATTACAATTGTCCGCCACCCTCACTGCTGACACGCCATTGTCCATGCGTGACAAAGTCgctggtgagtgagattTCAAGCCTCAATGATATCATCCTGCGTAAGAACACAGCTGACGAAGAAACGCAAAATCAAACGGTAGCTGCAAAGAGGATGCTGAGTGAACAGACAGTCCCGGACGATTGGGAAGATGAAATATCTGACGCCGACGATGAAAACCTCATTGAAAATGAGACACAAGCGAACACTTCTTAGAAACCGCGAACGCTATTGGCACGCCGGGCAGCAAATTCGCCCGTCCTCATCAGTAGCCTTGGTAGATGTCAAATCACATGTAGCGTATGAAAGCGCTGTTGAAGTCAGTTGTCCGCCCTGGTCAGAAAGACAGTCCACTGAATGAAGGCTGTACAATCTCAGTATACTCATATATACTTAGTTATGCCACTCTTGTTCCATAAGCTTGCTTTTCTTGCACTGTCTCTCAAAGACTCAATCCTGTCGAACACTTCACTCGGACATGACGCTCATATTATCTCGCTCGTCGAGCATGATACAGCATAGATAGGGAGGTAACGCAACGCTCCTTTGGGGAGCTGTATCAGTGAGACTCTTTGAGTTATGCGTCATCATGACGATACAGAGGAGGTCGACCATCCTTTCATATGTACGTGCTTTCACATTACAACGCTTCGAGAACTCCAGTCAAGTGCTCGGTAAGCCCAGACCAGTAGGTATGACACGTCAGGCGAACAGTCAAACCAGTAAAAGGAATGAGGTGCAAGATCTTTTGACGTCAGGGGGGATACAAAATGCTCCAACCTCAATTTTGAGAAACTCATTCGAAGCTGTAAAGTCAGCAGCTCAGGTATAAAAGTCTAAGCAGGCAACTCAGCGGCTCGACATTGT comes from Kwoniella bestiolae CBS 10118 chromosome 1, complete sequence and encodes:
- a CDS encoding protein CFT1, whose amino-acid sequence is MHAFHQTLLPSSSIHHSLFLPNFTPSTIYPLPKPIDDTAPDVKVIGNLIVAGGENLRVFEIREFQQYPILQNGIVNGEGDEEMLEEGEERLGDGFFDDGNSKRDPVKLETRRKLHLLAQYDLNGTVTGLSGLRTIESSVDGLDRLLVSFEHAKMALLEWSRGSISTVSLHTYERCSQMVSGDVQTYVPMLRTDPLSRLAVLSLPEDSLAVLPVLQEQLELDLMEGYARDVPYSPSFVLSLSDVSPALKNLQDLLFLPGFHSPTLALLYSPLHTFSGRYQSIKDNYCLEIRTIDLSSGGTYPLLTSVTGLPSDSLYLVACPSELGGVVIVTSTGLVHIDQSGRVVGTSVNAWWSYATALKTDHESESRKISLEGSKCLFVNGRDMLLILQNGDTHQVRFEMDGRNVGQIKIDESTSTVPPPSSVVIAGDKALFVGSAEGDSLLAKINEDREVAVDGEGVKEEKVKDDMEVDWDEDLYGDMNDPSNAGLVNGHQKEATGPAKISVSTYDVLEGVGKIMDIEFGIAATDQGTRTYPQLVAISGGSKRSTLNVFRRGIPITKRRRFNELSSSEAVWFLPIDRPSAQKYKDIRDSEQTTMLFSTERNATRIFALSTKANPEQIGRIDGRTLNAAPFFQRSCVMHVTPSEVTLLDNNGRPIQVICPKSDLAPIMSASISDPYVVIRRKDGNVSFFVGDTVARTVSEGSIGGEGSETPKCQAIEVFSDTTGIYRTFEPSRAADTIQLDGQASTSRSNAIKHGQQSRMQLTQQQIKRLQEQEPAISVDAPSMETAMNASRGTQWLSLLTDRGELQIRSLPDLKVVLQSDGLGSSAPTFTDDLIDGVLKDDEIEDQVVQMAFCPIGKGTVRPHLLALHHSGRLNAYEAQPRFTVDSSTQTRRSLAVRFRKVHTQLLPISGGSTKLPYTIIPFDEIEGIIGAFITGEKPHWIVSSDAHPLRTYALKQAAMSFGKTTHLGGKGEYFIRIEDGSFICYLPPTLNTDFAIPCDRYDMDRVYTSIAFDPTSAHYVGAASIEVPFQAYDEEGEIQIGPEGENFIPPTNQRSTLELFSQGSDPWRVIDGYDFDQNEEVLCLESVTLESPGGEGGYRDFIAVGTGFNFGEDRATRGNTYIFEIVETVGKGKNTGSGWILKLRAKDPARNPVSAISHINGYLLNSNGPKLYVKGFDDDQQLMGLAFLDVQIYVTSIKVFKNFILVSDLYKNFWFIALQEDPYKLTTISKDLQPVSPVVTDFLVHESQMTFVSNDREGNMRMLDFDPTDPDSLNGERVLLRTEYHTGAPVTTSKVIARRKTAEEEYAPQTQIIYATADGALTTLVSVKSARFKRLQLVSDQLVRNAQHIAGLNPKAFRTVQNDLLPKPLSKGILDGTLLSYFALQPLNRQKEMMRQIGTDAVTVASDIAALGGFW